ATAAAGTCTGAAATCAATCAATCAAGCGTGGGGAATTTACATggttgctagctagctagcatggGCCATTAGCCAATGGAACACGTACCCAAGGATTCAGTCAGGCATGATGTATGGTAGTTTCATGCACATCTGGTTGGCTTGCTTCATCGTCGTTGCCGGCTAGTACGTGTGCATCTGGTCAGCTTGCTTCTTCGTAGTTCTACAACAGTACATTGCTCTGAAGTGGATTTGAGTTTCCCTCGCTCCCTCCCGATCCTCCCGCGGAGAGGCGCTCCTCACGCGCGAGACCAGTGCCCTCGCACCGCTGCACCCCTGCcgcacccttccttcttccccGTCCTTCTCCTACCTTTCCTCCTCCCTGTATCCTCCTTTGTCTCTCTTTTCTACCAGAAAAATTGAAGCCCCGCCATGACCTTGGAGCTCTCCTTGCCAGCCATGGAGGCCCTCCTCCACCTGCAAGGACTTCACGCCGCCACGCCGGATCCCTCCTCCTGCGTCCgctggatcccgccgccgccgttctACACCGAGCAGACACATCGTCCCCGGCCCCTCGAGCCGCCACGTTGACCTGATCCAGAAGCCGGTCTCGAGCGCCGCAGAGGGGGCGGCGAGCGGGCAGAGGTGCGACAGCGACGACGGGCGAGTTGAGGCCGGCCATGGCGGCAAGTGgtgcggcggcggctagggggaTTTGGCTAGGGGCACAAGGACGTCGAGGCAAGGAGACGGACGGGTATTTTTTTCCAGCGAACCGTTTTTTCTTTAAAGATTAATGATGGATTGCGGGTTAAATTAAAAAATCACAGGGGCTTTGCTGCAAAAGCATCGCGACGGTGAACCTTACAAAGTCAATCCCTTCattattactagcaaaaatgcccgtgcgttgcaacagaaaaaaaaatataaaTACAGTAAGGATTGTATGTGTAAACATAACTTCCAGTGTGTTACAATGAGAGAAATTAAAATTGTCTCAAATTTGGTAAGGACAGTAAGTGCAAGCAACACATCACATGCCATCCGTTGTAACTGAAGAAAAAATTAGCGCAGGTTTAGTAAGAATTGTATATTCAAATACAGCGAGGAAAAAATGCCACAATTAAAATCCCCCGCTGCTACTAAAAATCCATGCAGTCCCACACTATTGGGGTTAATTAATCCTCAAATTGCTGTCTCCTCCTTTAGTTAGGTCCTTCGATGCTATTAGTGCGATTCACATTTCCTTTAATTTTTTCATGTGATCAGTGCCCAATCAATCGGGTGCAGCTTCCTTCTTTAGGAATGCATGGCAGCCCCTCAATCCCAGGAATCATACTATAAAAAAGAAGCTACAATCAAGAATGAAGGGGGGAAAGTGTGAAACTTTTCTTAAAAAATGTTGAATTTACTTGCTTGATTTTTTGTTAAAAATCAAATTAATAAAGCAATGTCTTCAAAGTAAAATAACACAACATTAGATTTCCCAATGATTAATTTCAGCGTATCAATTGCACTAATTACCACGCATGTATACGCCTCTTTCTTCCCTTGCTCATGCAGTCATGCTCGTGCATCAACAGTCCTCAGCCATGACAATTTCGTATTTTTGACCTATTGGCAATGGCATGTCGTGCAAACTATCATCttaattaggctggtcatagtgaggagtaacttagactagtgtcagatgcatgacactagtctaagttactatctttATAATGGAAAGTAACATAATAATAGTGTTATAGATGGCtttatttattagcttgtagattTATTTTGtcttgggaagcgctatgttacagtaacatattatgttactacctcagaaaaaaaaattgatgtgcgctaagttactcccactatgactagcatTAGAAGCCAATCAGCCACGCAGATTTAATTTCCGACAACCCGCTTTTAATTAGCCACGCAAATTTATCCCACAATCCGGGTTTTAATGACGCCCAGCCATGCAAATttaatctactaccactataaaaggaagagaggggcagatccaaacaatcatATCCATCCATCATCAAAATCTAATGGCCCTTAATCATTATGTGTTTAACGCTACCAACCACGCAATAAGCCACAGTCGATCGATAGTAATCTGCCCTGCagtaaaaaaaataaagaaaatcgcCCGCCCGCACGACCTCCTCCTTCTCCCGCACGACCTCCTTATCCTCCCGCAGCCGGAGCCACGGGAAGCGGCCGCGGGTCGCCGGGAGCCTCCCCAGCCGCGGgagcccgcccccgccgccggagccgccccgccgcgccctTCGCCGCCCCTCATCCTCGGCGGCGAGAGGCACGCAGGAGCCGCCGCCAGGGACGTGGACGTGTGCGGGCCAACCACCGGCGTACGAGGCCGCGCCTGAGcctgcggcgcggcggcgcggagccCTCCGCCGCCAGTTCCCTGCCGGTTCGAGATCGCCACCGGTCCCCTCCGTGCCGTCATCGTCCTTCCTGCTACCAGCTCCGTCCTCCGCCCTATCTCCGCGGCAATGTTCTGCTCCATCCATCGGTAAGTAGCGACCATGTCGTCTCTCTCCGTTTCAATTCCTATAGTATTTttcccatgatgtttcttatcgatgCTGAAACTCAGGCGACTATGACCACTGTGTTTCTTTTTCCTGAATGAccatgattttcattagttgtAACTGGTAAAGTAAGGCGTGGCTGTTTGCTTCGGCCAAATCCAGCTCCATTATCAAATGAAATGTTAGGAGAAAGTAAGTTGGTAGCACTTCTCTTTTTCGAGAAGAGCTGGCATGATGGACAGGAGCGCTCTTTTGGTTTTGCTTAGCTGTTGGATAAAATGATCACCCAGTCAGTCATGGACTCATGGCCAGGTTAAATGTATTCAGCTGTATAATACTCATATGGTCAGACTGCTTTCTTCTGTCTTATAGTTTTCTGAAGACATCCAACGGCCTTTGTACTGATTTATGTAGTTGTTGTTGCTAATGCTGTTGTACATACTACGTAATGTTATAATGGTGTTAAATTCTGAAATTCAAGCCTCCCATTGTATGTGGCTGAAGTGCTAAATTATCTCTTTTTCTTCTTACTATTCCAGGCGCAAACAACCTATAGAGTCAAGGAGTAGAATACCAAAATACGAGCTGCAAAAGTGACTCAAATTCCTCTTCCCTCACAAGTAACTACACTGGTAATTGTCCATGTGTGGATCTGGTTGACATGACCATATTTTTTGATGTTTGCCATTCAATTTTAACTACAATATTGTTTCTAGATAAGATATTGTTTTATGTATTATCATGGGTGCATTTTGTTAAGTTTCGTGCACAAGTTGTTGATATTTACACAATATTGTGTGTCCTATGAATACATGGTTGTGGCTATCATTAAGAGTATTCTGCTTCTGAAGTATTATTTTTCTTCTACGTTAGTTATTTGATTCTTGGGAGTTTGACAATTTCAGAGGTGGAGGCTGGCCTGCAGCTTGTGTGCGCGGAGGAGAAGCACACTTCACCGACAAGTTGTTCCCGCTATCCTCGCTGCCACTGCCAGTGACGGAACTTGGTGGTGAGCCTCTTCTCGCCCCCTCTCAGTTCTTCCCTTTTGATCTGGATGATTTGTTCATGTTGTTAGTGTTTAAAAATATCTTTCGTTGTTCTAGCTGATAATCTTGTTGGTCGCTGTCAGTGTGGTGCATATACACCTAGGCTTTAAGTTGTTGTGATTTTCCTATAAAATGTTGTTGAGGGCATGGAACTGAAATTGACATCAGAAATAGACTTGTTAAGTTTTTGTGTTGCCACCAAACAAAAGCAGGTATATAATCTACAAACCAGCATAGTCGACCAGTGTGATTTCATAAATATGTATACTTCTACAAAATGGAGTAGGAACATGCAGCTAAATTTACGATCATCAATTTTTCAGTTTTTTATAACTTGTGTTCTGAAGCAGTTTGTTTTCTTCAATTACATGATTTAGTAAAATAACATATGGCCAGTTCATTCCAAGTGTTGTTGATTGTAGCATATTTCGGCCTTATCTTCTAACATACTTCATGGTTTCATTAGTGGACAACATGCTGGAAAGAGAGTGTTCATCCCTATGATCCCTTTGGCGCCCTCGGAGGACATTTCACTTCCTTTCAAGTTGAAGAGGAAACAGTTCCCTGGATCGATCCTGGAGAGCCCCTTCCGTAACCAAGTCCCCTCCCCACTCGGAGTCCTCCGCCACTGACGCACGGGTAAGCGCCAGAGATGCGGTGCATCCACGCGGTTCAACGAGCTGCCGCTGTCGTAGATAACCAAGACGTACACGGAGATAAGCAAGATTCAGTGTGATGCACTGCCCCCATGCGCTCTGAGGGTGCGATGTCCCCGACGTGTCCAAGACAAGGTCCAGGAAGACCCTCGCCTTCGTTATCCTGGTAAAGTTTTGCTGTTATTTTACTCCCCCAATTCCACTTACAGGGGAACAAAGAGTAAGAGTAATCCTGGGGATAATGGTATTTTCATTTGTGCTTCTAATTAATAGTATTACTGTCAGCTCCATCCTTAGAGCAATTGACGAAAATGACTATATCACCTAGATTGATAGACAATAATTATGCACAAACATGGCAATGTCCACAAAACAACTGCCGCTGCATTGCTAAGATGCAGCTTGATTTGGCCTCAATATTTTGATTTTTGAGTATTACTTTCTTCCACTCCTCTGCAAAATACTCCTATGTTCTAGCTTCTCAAGCCTCTACTCTCAACCAGTCCAGTTGTCCAGGTGTTTTTTTTTATAAATATTGATTTTGTTTCCTTTATCTATCGGTTTCAATTCTGTATCCGCCGTTCTCAGGATAACTGTGTGATGTTGCCATGGGATCCAAAATAACTATTTTTTACTAAAGCTACAGACTTAAGCAGTTTCTACCATGTGTACTGTATTTTGAGTTAAACCTGAACGGCTTTCGTCGCATGATACACCACAGTGCTTTCATGTTTTTAGGAGGGTAGTTCTTCCCTGTGTTATGAATATGATTACTATGGTGTCACTGTACATTTCTTATATGGTTAGTTCTTAATTTTCTTCATTATTCCAAACATGTGTACCCACTAGGATTtcattttttattatttacctTCAAGCAGTATATATTACTGTTGTTTGTTGTCCACCTTGATCCTTCGCTGATATTTTTCCTAGGAAACTTCACATGGAATTAGGATCAGTTAATAAGATTCTGGTATATTCTCAATTTTTCTTGCTTTATGCATGAACCTATCATCAAGATTTGGATCTCTTATATGTGCCTTTGCTGCTGTAGATTTGTTGGTGTTGATTTGCAGTAAGAGGAAATGTACTATTGTTCTCATCAATTTCTTTCATACCATGTGTATGGTTAGTTCTTAATATTCTTCATTATTCAAAATACTTGTACCCACTAGgattcatttattattttttaccGTCAAGCACTATATATATTACTGTTGTTTGTTGTATACCTTGATCCTTCGCTGATGTTTTTCCTAGGCAACTTCACATGGAATTAGGATCACTTAATAAGATTCTGGTATATTCTGCAAATTTTCTTGCTTTATGCATGAACCTATCATCAAGAATTGGATCTCTTATATGTGCATGTGCTGATGTATATTGGTTGGGTGTTGATTTGCAGTAAGAGGAAATGTACTATTGTTCTCATCAATTTCTTTCATATCATCTTATAAAAATATGTTGTTTAAATATGAAGAGGTGGATAAGTTTTTGGCTTTAGTTACTGAATATCCAGATCCGGCTTGCTTCTCAGCTATGGCCTACATTTAGAAGAAATATGTTGTTTAAATATGAAGAGGTGGATAAGTTTCTGGCTTTAGTTACTGAATATCCGGATCCTGCTTGCTTCTCAGCCATGGCTTACATTTAgagaagacatgttcatatgtaagAGATTTAAGGTCAATGATCTCCCCCTATTGTAATGCTCATCATCTTAATTCAGACATTGCTATATATACGCACCATGGTTCATGACTGTACTTTTTTCTTACGTGTTTACGAAGTTTGTCAGTATTATTATGCAGAGATAACCTGTCATGGTTCTACGTTGATGTGTTCTTTCATTTGTCAATTTCTTTTGCTTTGAAGCAATGTTGATTGCCTCAAAGAATGGTTCCGCGTGGCTTACACGCTTATACCTACTTGAATGTTAAATTTTATTAGCAAATTCATCGAGAACAATGCCAACATTTTACGTCTTGCTACATGAAGCTATGTACTGCAGGGTACAACAGTGTCAACATTTCCGGTGCTCATTGACAATAAGATTGAAGATGTATTTTCTTGATTGGAAATATTATACCTCAAATTTAATTCAATCGTGGATACAATGACAACTTTATGCCC
The sequence above is drawn from the Triticum aestivum cultivar Chinese Spring chromosome 7A, IWGSC CS RefSeq v2.1, whole genome shotgun sequence genome and encodes:
- the LOC123153309 gene encoding uncharacterized protein translates to MTLELSLPAMEALLHLQGLHAATPDPSSCVRWIPPPPFYTEQTHRPRPLEPPPGATGSGRGSPGASPAAGARPRRRSRPAAPFAAPHPRRREARRSRRQGRGRVRANHRRTRPRLSLRRGGAEPSAASSLPVRDRHRSPPCRHRPSCYQLRPPPYLRGNVLLHPSAQTTYRVKE